The Rhizobium sp. BT03 genomic sequence CAGCAGGAGGCGGAAGCCATAATAGCGGCCTGGGACCGGGAATGGGCGGAGGCGTTGTCGCGCACCTGGTTTGCCGACAAGGCCGGCTCGATGGCCGCCGTCCGCGCCATGCTGAACGCGCTCGGCACATTGCCCGCCATCCTGAAGGAACGGGATGACCTGGCAAGCCGCGTTGCCGCGATGGAGCGCGACCAGGAGCAATTCCGCGGGGATATTGCCGGTCTTCTCGCAGATTGCGGCCTCAGCCGCTCGCCATCCGATACGCTTGCCTCCGCCAACGCGCTGGTGGAACGTCATGAGGCAGCCCGGCATGCAGCTCAGCTTCGTGCAGACCGGCAGGCGGATCTCGAAAAACAATTGGAGAAGCGACGGGCGCTGGAAGAAGACCTGGCCGTTCACAATGCCCGCAGGAACGAACTGACCGGCTATTTCGGCGCGGACTCGCTTGCCTCGGTCGAGGCATTCCTGAACCAGGCCCGGGAGCGGGACCGATTGGAGGAGCGGGCCGCCACCCTGCGCGGCCAGATCAGCGAAGCATTGCGCGCGACGAGTTTTTCCGATGCCGAACGCCGCCTTGCCGATGTCGACGCCGATGCCGTCGAGCGCGATGCGATGGAGCTTGGCGCCCGGATCGAGGATATCACCGAGCGGGCAAAGCTTCTCTATTCCGACGTGTCGCTGGCGCAGCAGAAGCTCGAAGCCGTCGGCGGGGACGACGCGGTGGCCCGGATCGAGGCCAAACGCCGAACCATCTTCCTCGAGATCGAGGAACTGGCCGTGCGGCATCTGACGCTGCGTGCCGGCACGCTGGCAGCTGAACAGGCGCTGCATATCTATCGCGAGAAACACCGCAGCTCGATGATGAACCGCGCATCGGAGGCGTTTCATCTGATCACCGGCGGCAACTATTCCGGCCTGACGACCCAGCCCGACCACGACAGGGAAATACTGATCGGCGTGTCACGGGATGGCGGCTCGAAGCTTGCAGACGCGATGTCGACGGGCACGCAATTCCAGCTCTACCTCGCGCTTCGGCTAGCGGGCTATGAGGAATTCGCAGCCCTTCGTCCGCCCGTGCCCTTCGTCGCCGACGACATCATGGAGAGCTTCGACAATCCTCGCTCCGAGGAGGTTTTCCGCCTGCTCGGCGACATGGCAAAGGTCGGACAGGTCATCTACCTCACGCATCACTGGCATCTCTGCGAGATCGCGCGGCACGTTGTGCCTGATATCACCATACACCAGCTGCCATAACAGGGCGCAAAGACATCAATTTTGCCACGGGTCCAGCACGACAACGCCGGCGCCTTCGAAATCCCGGACATTGCGCGTGACCACGGTCAGGCCGAGAACCAGGGCGGTTGCGGCAATCAGCGCATCGGCTTCATTGCGCCGATCCGGAATATGCAGATGCGCGCAGCGTGTGGCGATCGCATCGTCAATCGACAGGATGCGGCCGGCGAATGCCGGCCGCACCTGATTTTCCAGCCATGCACGCAGACGAGCGCCCTGCGCTGCATCGCGGCGCTGCACGCCGAGTATTCCCCGTTCCAGTTCCAGGATCGTGATGGCGGAAATGCATAAGCCCGCGGTATCTTGCGCCCCGGCCCATGCGACCACATTGGCATCGGCCTTACCGTCTCCGACCTTGCGCAATTCGGAAACAACATTGGTATCCAGCAAATATTTCAAGATAGATCGACCCCGCGCGGTGCGATCTCAGCACGAGGCGGGTCGAAGTCGATATCTGACAATCCAGGCATGAAGAGAGCATCGATGAGGCTGCGGCGCTTGCCCGTGAGACGCTCGAATTCGTCATAGGTCATCAACACATGGGATGGCTTCCCGCGATCCGTAATGATGACCGGGCCATTTTGCGCCGCCTTTTTCGCCCTGCTCACGTCGTGATTCAGTTCGCGGCTGGAAAGACTTGTCATACCCATAGCGCATCTCCATGTAGGTACTTACCTACATATAACATTCGGCGAATGCAAGACAAGGGGACTGCAGGCAGACAAAAGTTTCGAAAATCGCCATAAGACGTGTCACAAATGGCACCTCCTCTCGTCCTTATCAGCGAAAGGAGATTTCCATGCGATCATTGCTCTGTGCCCTCTCCGCCTTACAGCTCCTCAACGGCCTGCTGATGCTGCTGGCGCCACAATTCTGGTACGGCGCCGTCCCCGGTGTCACCGAGACCGGACCGTTCAATGTTCATTTCGTTCGTGACACCGGCCTCGGTTTCCTCAGTGCCGGAGTAGCCCTCTGGCTGGCGGCGATATACAAGCTGAGCGCCCGGCTGCTGGTCACGGTGGCGAGCGTTTTCCTGCTCGGCCATGCTCTGCTGCATCTCGCCGAGATTGCCATGCATGGCCCCGAACTCGGCTATATCGCGCGCGATCTTGCGCTGATCGTGGCTCCGGCGCTGCTGCCGCTCATGATTTTCGCACGGAGGCGGGACCATGCTTAGGCGACTGCTCGTCAACGCGGCCCGCAATTTCGGCGCACGTTATGATTACGATGTCGGCTACTTGGAAGCGATGGTGGCGCTCAGCCAGCGCGGTTTTCTCAAGCTCGCCCTTCTCACGCCCTTCACGCAGGAGCGTTTCGGCTTGCCGGCCGCGCCCTATTATGCGGCGAAATTCATTGCCGCCCGCGCGATGGATTGTGGTTCCTGCGCAATGCTGATCGTCCGCATGGCTGAGGAGGCTGGCGTCCGACCGGATGCCCTGGCCGCCATCGCCGGGTCGGGACCGGCCGATGCCGACATGCGGCTTGCGGCCGACTACGCGATGGCCGTCATCACGAATGCGGCCGAGCTTCCCGCTCTTATCGAAACTGCAAGGGAGCGGTTCGGGGAAAAAGGGCTTTACGGCCTTGCCTCGGCCGTCACCGCCGGACAATTCTATCCGACATTGAAGCGCGGTGTCGGCGCGGCCTTGAGCTGTGAGATACTGCCGGCCGAATTCCGGGCAACGGCATGACGATGGACCATGACAGGGATGAAGCGATGCCGCAGGCGCTGCGCCGGCGACTGGTGCGGCTTGCCTATCGCTATCTCGGCTCCGTCAGCGACGCGGAGGACATCGTCCAGGAAGCGGCCGTCAAGCTGCTCGCCAGCGACGGCGTGCGGGATCGCGATGCGTGGCTTGCCCGTGTCGTCACGAATGCTTCGCTCGACCGGCTGAGGCATCTGAAAGCGCGGCGCGAGACCTATATCGGCCCTTGGCTCCCCGAGCCGATCGTCGAGATCGAAGAAAGCCCCGGCGACAGGGAGCTCGACATTTCCTTCGCCGTCATGCGGACGCTCGAGACGCTTTCGCCGCTCGAGCGCGCCGCCTTTTTCCTGCACGACCTGTTCGGCATGGATTTCGAGACGATCGCCGCCACACTCGGCCGCTCGCCGGCGGCGGTCCGCAAGCTCGCATCGCGCGCCCGGCAGGCGGTAAAGGAGAGGCCGCCCCGTTTTTTAGCGAGCCAGACCGACATTGAGCGGCTGCTGATCGCAATCGGTCAAGCCGTCGAAACGGACACCATCGACGGGCTCGCGGCCATGCTGACCGAAGACATCGAGCTGGTCTCCGATGGCGGCGGCAAGATGGTCGCGGCGCTCCGGGTGCTCTCAGGCCCGCTTGAGGTGGCGGCCTTCCTCTTGCACATCGCGCGCAAGCCGCGCGCAGGTGGCTGGCATTTCACGCCGGTACAGGCGAATGGCGGGGCAGGCGTGCTGCTCGGGTCCCAAGCCGGGCTCGACAGCCTTATGGCCGTTGATCTTGATCTCGAAGGACGGGTCGCCGGCATCTACATCATCCGCAATCCGGACAAGCTGGTGCGCGTCCCAGCGGGGCCGGACGCGGGGCTTGCTCGATATGGCAGGCCAGATTGAGAAGAACGGTGTCCAACGCATCGACGCCGGGTTCCATCTGGAATGGTGCTGCGGATATTGGCTTCCCAGGCAATCTCTGATCTAGTCCCGGCTCTCCGCCCGGCGGCTCTGCTGCGGGCTCATGGCATTCGAAACGAGCGAGAGCTGTATTCTCATGACCACTCACCGCTTCACCCCGACAAGCTTTCATAATGTCATCGGCTCCCTCCCGCCGGCCCTGCGCATCGCCGATGGCGACACCGTCGTGACCGAGACGCTCGACGCCGCCGGACATGACAGGGACGGCATCAAGCAGGCAGCTGGCGGCAATCCGATGAACGGCCCGATCTTCGTGGAAGGCGCCGAGCCCGGGGATGCGCTGAAGGTCGAGATCATCAGCATGCTCCCGACCAGAGACACGGGATTTACCCAAAGTATCGTCGCCGCCGGCGTGGTCGATCCCGAGACGGTGCGTGATCTGCCGCCGCGCGATAGGGCGATCTGGGCCATCGACCGCGAGGCCTTGACCGTCCGGCTTTCCGAGCCGGTCGCTGGCCTTGAAGATTTCGTTCTGCCGCTCGCCCCGATGATCGGCTGTTTCGGCGTGGCGCCCCGGCTCGGCCAGGCGATCTCGACCGCGACCAGCGGCGAATATGGCGGCAACATGGACTATCGGCTGTTCGGTCCCGGCACCTCGGTCCGCTTTCCGGTATCGGCTCCCGGCGCCTTGTTCTTTCTCGGCGACTGCCATGCCGTGCAGGGGGATGGCGAGATCGTCGGAACCGGCATCGAGACCACCTTCGAAGTCACGGTGCGGCTGACGGTGGAAAAGAAGGCCGGGTTAATCTGGCCGCGCGGCGAAACCGCCGATGACATCTTCACCATCGGCAATGCCCGTCCCCTTGATCAAGCACTCCAGCATGCGACCAGCGAAATGTTGACCTGGCTGGCCTCGGACTACGGCCTGGACAGGACGGCAGCCAGCCACCTGCTCGGCCAGGTCGTGCGTTACGACGTCGGCAATGTCTTCGACCCAGCCTATACGATGGCTTGTCGCGTCGCCAAGAAATGGCTGGTTCGTCGATAGGCGGTCGCCGGCCAAAGCGCGTCGCGTCAAATCTGATTCATGCGACGCGCTTTAACCCTTTGTTTTGATGCATATCGTTGTCCCGGAACCGCTGCACACTTCCGGGCGACATGCATTAGCGATCGATGATCGTCATGGGCCGGCCGCGTGTTCTCAATCGTGCCGTGACAGGAAAGTGGAAACGGTCGCCAGGCAAAGCTGCTTTTCCTCGACATGCGGCATGTGGCTGGAATTTTCGAACAGCACCCATTCGCAGCCGGGAACACGTTCGAGATAGGGCCTTACCACCAGGGGCGTCGCCTCGTCGTATTTTCCCGAGATCAGCAGCGTCGGGGCTTCGATGCGGTCGAGCCTGTTCTCGATCGTCCAGTCCTTCATCGTGCCGATGACGTGGAATTCGGTCGGGCCGTTCATGTTGCGGTAGACGGTGTTGTCCTCGTCCATGATCGCGAAGGTCCGGGCCACTTCAGGCGGCCACGGCACCACGCGGCAGACATGGCGGTCATAAAAGACGCGCGAGGCGGCGATATAATCCGGATCGGTGAGGCTTCCCGCCTGTTCGTGCTGCAGTAGCGTATCCTGCACCTCGTTCGGCAGTTCCCGCCTCAGCCGGTTCGCTTCCGAAACCCAGGTGTGCATGTTGGCCGGCGAGTTGGCGATGACGAGCGCCTTCAGGCCTTGCGGCCGGCGCACCGCATGTTCGGCGCCGAGCATGCCGCCCCAGGACTGGCCGAGAAAGGCATAACGATGCCGGATGCCGAGATGGGCAAGCAGCGCGTCCAGCTCTTCGAGAAACAGGCCGACCGTCCAGAAATCCCGCCCTTTGTCGGGAAGGCGGGTGGAGTTGCCATTGCCGAGCTGGTCGTAATGGATGACCGGGCGGCCGTCGAGGGCGGCGATATCCTTGAAGGAATCGACATAGTCATGCGTGCAGCCAGGCCCGCCATGGGCGACGACGAGCGGCAGCTTGCCGCTCTCCAGCGAGCCGGTGATGCGATACCAGGTGCGATAGTCGCGAAAAGGCAAATAGGCTTCATTCGTCGCGACTTCGGTCACCGGCGTCTCCATCTTGCGTC encodes the following:
- a CDS encoding type II toxin-antitoxin system Phd/YefM family antitoxin, translating into MGMTSLSSRELNHDVSRAKKAAQNGPVIITDRGKPSHVLMTYDEFERLTGKRRSLIDALFMPGLSDIDFDPPRAEIAPRGVDLS
- a CDS encoding proline iminopeptidase-family hydrolase; this encodes MTEVATNEAYLPFRDYRTWYRITGSLESGKLPLVVAHGGPGCTHDYVDSFKDIAALDGRPVIHYDQLGNGNSTRLPDKGRDFWTVGLFLEELDALLAHLGIRHRYAFLGQSWGGMLGAEHAVRRPQGLKALVIANSPANMHTWVSEANRLRRELPNEVQDTLLQHEQAGSLTDPDYIAASRVFYDRHVCRVVPWPPEVARTFAIMDEDNTVYRNMNGPTEFHVIGTMKDWTIENRLDRIEAPTLLISGKYDEATPLVVRPYLERVPGCEWVLFENSSHMPHVEEKQLCLATVSTFLSRHD
- the sigJ gene encoding RNA polymerase sigma factor SigJ, giving the protein MTMDHDRDEAMPQALRRRLVRLAYRYLGSVSDAEDIVQEAAVKLLASDGVRDRDAWLARVVTNASLDRLRHLKARRETYIGPWLPEPIVEIEESPGDRELDISFAVMRTLETLSPLERAAFFLHDLFGMDFETIAATLGRSPAAVRKLASRARQAVKERPPRFLASQTDIERLLIAIGQAVETDTIDGLAAMLTEDIELVSDGGGKMVAALRVLSGPLEVAAFLLHIARKPRAGGWHFTPVQANGGAGVLLGSQAGLDSLMAVDLDLEGRVAGIYIIRNPDKLVRVPAGPDAGLARYGRPD
- a CDS encoding type II toxin-antitoxin system VapC family toxin, with the translated sequence MKYLLDTNVVSELRKVGDGKADANVVAWAGAQDTAGLCISAITILELERGILGVQRRDAAQGARLRAWLENQVRPAFAGRILSIDDAIATRCAHLHIPDRRNEADALIAATALVLGLTVVTRNVRDFEGAGVVVLDPWQN
- a CDS encoding acetamidase/formamidase family protein; the encoded protein is MTTHRFTPTSFHNVIGSLPPALRIADGDTVVTETLDAAGHDRDGIKQAAGGNPMNGPIFVEGAEPGDALKVEIISMLPTRDTGFTQSIVAAGVVDPETVRDLPPRDRAIWAIDREALTVRLSEPVAGLEDFVLPLAPMIGCFGVAPRLGQAISTATSGEYGGNMDYRLFGPGTSVRFPVSAPGALFFLGDCHAVQGDGEIVGTGIETTFEVTVRLTVEKKAGLIWPRGETADDIFTIGNARPLDQALQHATSEMLTWLASDYGLDRTAASHLLGQVVRYDVGNVFDPAYTMACRVAKKWLVRR